In Helicoverpa armigera isolate CAAS_96S chromosome 17, ASM3070526v1, whole genome shotgun sequence, the sequence CGCCCGCCTGTACTTACATatgcatacctacttatgtatgtatcttTGTATGTAGATACGTAGACTTTTATATATGTTGGCGATTTGTCTACATTTCCCGCTTGAAGATTGGCGgtctttgttttcttttcttagTCTAGTACAGCCCTAAAGATACTAAGCCCAGATATTAGGTACTGATGGATTTTTAAAAACTTCCTTACTTTTATCGTACGGCTTTGAGTGACTGATCGAATTTGGCAGAGCTTTTACAAAGCAAGATTGTAGCACGGTAGCCTAAAGCAGCAAGTTTACTTGCGTATACCATGTTTTCAGGTATTATCATCAAATGAGGCTCAAtctgaaagaaagaagaaagaaagaaaaaccatttatttaacacacaaatgacgcagaagacaaacacacacaaatacaaacaaataaaacaatggacaaaacaaacagtgaaacaaaaaagaaaagcgcTGCAGCTGCGTCACTTATGCGTGAAAAGGGGCaacgctcagcataatgctgtgTCTCGCACACGCAGGCACGAGacaacagcgctggttttcagcgctgaTCCACCACATGACTTGCCTCGGGACTATACAATTAAGACGCCGTTTCGGCACGAATccagtaaattaataaatatatatatatatatgtcggagactgtcaatagtacggacactaaacgtcacgcaagcgcgccctctggtggcgtttccggtgaaacaacattttggcgcgcttggcagagtcgtggtggtcggcgtggcgtccgcggagctcagtcttggtcgagtcgtcgtgctgcgcacatctcgatactgcctttcgttacgtgtagtgtacctagtgttattgcttagtgttgtagtactgttgtagatccatattgtaaagtgtgtaaagtgtcttttgaaattaaagtgtaaaggttcttctaacctaacagacagacatgtgttgctggggagtttgttccgccacttcttctccccaagccaaaacacataggaagtggcgaagggcgggcgttttgggggccgtcttttgttctgactaatttgaataaacgtttgacttttgagttcgtttgagttttgagtttctttgagttatctctttgcttcattaccctaactgatgtcggacgatagtgccatccttgatgttcacctccgacatatatatatgttaccgtaagattacaaatatcgttagattacaatctatctcgagagattgtaaactgtcgaattattgtgaaccgtaacatctgattgcaatttaacgcattatttttcgctatattataatctatcgatgagaaattgtcgaattgtcaactgtccgaaagctctctctgattggtcagtctttttgtaagatcgaccaatcacgaccagccgttctgttcccatggagttcccgtagagttaggaatgaaatagaggtgtcagttaaataaaataaatgctcttcaaaaattcttcaagtattaaatttatataaaaatcacccttataaaaatacagttaggtattttgtcttcaaatacaaactaatatttaaaaataaaataaaaggggtgctaattaaacaggcttctttttaatatcattattcgcccccaaaaatgtatgttgccttctaaatgactaagtcagccacaattaataaagcgtcgagcatctaaataatactatcatagccacgagttatcttctaaatacaactcagcatgatggttattttttgcatctaaaggacaatgctcatgaagtatgggaaaaaacccaggcccggcgcaaaagaaatgtaagtcaaaatataggtaaaaataagtaattaaatattacatagggggatTATCgaaattattacctataatttgagttacttttcgtttacgccgggcttgggttttttttgagcattgtcctttgtagcatgcgttctaacagtaaacttcttaaatactattaaatgacatcataaaaatatttatttaccttctaattttttaactcgtacctactgagttttttgtttaaaatataacacatcccatattaattgacccagcatggaagtaagcatgcaacatgcagcaagcataacttctgtcacggctccggcgctgcggggctccggcggtcccatgcgagcttatcgtcgcagatggttttcacgctcaccaccgcagcttcggcttgctggccggctccgccggccagcctcagccgcggcggcgagcgctgaaactacctgcgcctcagctcgcaggccgcctcgcctctccgcgcctacgcggttttgaattgcactctaggggtagagCAAActagactacgtggagtcggttttgcagcgattcgttttcgtcactaacttcaatttttaatacaatgtttttaattgaaggttataaatggcaatgtAAAAAAGGTAATTTTGGCCTCAGACAATTTAAATTggacaataattataaaaaaaagttaaaaaaaaacaattactttgtcttgtaacacaaattaaaattaaaaacataaaaacctcaaacgtaaattaaaataatgttactttgagtcttaaaaattaagtacaattttttttataaaaaattaaaccgtctcttatttttgcacgtcaaagaTCTGTGGCACCGGGAGTTtgacgttctaccaatcagcgcgcaagatgcattccgttcacaatttgaccgctctacattgatagattataatatagcgaaaaataatacgttaaattgcaatcagatgttacggttcacaataattcgacagtttacaatctctcgagatagattgtaatctaacgatgtttgtaatcttacggtgacatatatatataaatagtaaaataacagAAAAGTAGTAAAAGTTAATAGTAACAATGAATACAAAACAAACcatagacaaaacaaaacacaatacgAGAATATCAAGAAAAGACATAGACAAAAACTTGTGAATATTAGATAGTGAGCGGCTCAGACCATAGACAGCGCGGCAAGTGAAATGTCAGACTCAGTTTATCTGTCTCATACCCTTACTTACTTTTGAGTTTTCATGTATAAGAATACATTGCATCTGCAGGATACATTGGGAACAATACCATAGCCTCAAAATTATCTTACCTCAATAACCCTCAGGCATGCACAACATAATTCACATCATTACCATCGCATTCTTGCCACCAAGTGCACACAGACCGCGGTCGTAAGTCAGATATGCAGGTGGCATTAGTTATATCTCGGTTGATTGCCAGACGcactaataattaattaaaccacAGACTAGAGCAGCCGGTATCTGCGGTGTCACACTATAACAATCGCTTCATATTATGACAGATGtgatgtgtgtatgtgtgtgttgtTGTGTGTGTTGTTGTGTGTGTTGTTGTGTGTGTAGGGTTCTGTGTGTGGGTGTTGTTGGCGCGGAATGTCGCGTTGCGTTTATTCAATAAGATGCTTCGTGTAGTGATCAAGAGGATTTAGTGAATGATTAACTATGTCGttagctcaataaaaaatatataatagtaaagaaaaaacaGATTCTATAACGTGTCCGTCGGAAAATCTTACGCGCGTCGCTAATTCCTCAAAGTTTGACAAAAAAGTTAACACGAACTTACTTCattgatgaaagaaaaaatgtttaaagCAAAGTCAAATTAGCAAAAATCAGAATGCGCGTACAAGGCGATTAGCAATTCCAAATCCTCAAATACAAGTTTCGATTACATACGAGCATTAAACATTATTGCAATCCGTTCTCATTATAATTGCTACACATGTAGGTACATCAAAAGCCATCGAATATAATGGGATCTATAGTACTGGTGAGTTAATGGACACCTCCATACATTGCTACATTGAAAGGTAGACTGAATCCAATAGTGCGCTTCATCAATTTgccaaattaataataattgaccTAGCTTTCGCTGCGGGTTCTCTCGTATTAATTGTAACTGAAATTCGACCAATTCTGATCATGGTCAGAATTTAGTTCCaatgtgtgtaggtatgtttgCTGGGATTGCGACTACGTTTACTTCATATACTGAAAACCATGTTGCTACATACACTGTTAACTCTGTGACCTTTCTAGCGAAATTCTACTAATTATTTTTGCGAAAGTTTGGAAAGTCAATAAAGAATAGAGTTTGTCAGtatctatgtgtttttgtttcctTAAAAACTACGGATAGAATTTTAATGTAACATGGCAGTAGTACCtttagctactttttatccgtgtacCTACGGGACCGGGTAGTGTTTCCCTCGGGTCACTGGTGAAAacgctaattaaaaatattttatacggtTCATGTGTctgaatatatttatgtacaaactAATCAATATCCATTTCACCTGTATGTTTAATTTCAAACCGAAAACATGAAGTTTGTACAAAAAAAGAGCTTGGTCAAACAAAATTCACATCGATAGTTACTTCGGACGGTTCAATTCCGacaaaacaaatagaaaatagatttttgttGTACAAACACATAGCCAGTACCCAATcctcaaataaaatgaaaggttCATCTATGGCTAGTATCTTCAATTCTAGATTAGGTACACAAGCATTAACCACAGAGGagttatcaaaatatttcttcCTCTTCggtttgtttaaaatgtttggTGAACCTTTACTGACAGTCTCGTAACTTTTGGGGTcattaagataattttaaaagtaaaatgcttattttatgtttataaataatattacctttattaaatgaaaatggAATCATTAATACATCATTCTATTGTGTAGGTAGGCTATTCTGAAATTATgttcttaaatattttcaagtaataTTACGTGCAAAttactatttcattttatgtgTCTTCTTTTccattatacaaaaaaaaaacaaaccctgataaaatgaaaaaatattatagtgactagattttaataacaatacttATTTAGCTAAGAAAATATGACATAAGTGAcacaaaatattctttaattgtcttatacatttaattacaaaaattataaacaaaaatatcagtAACAAAGCCTTAATCTAAGGCAATAACATTAATAAAGTTCCTCTATAGAGGGCATAAAATTCTCTGGCACTTGTGAATTGTCCACTTGTCTTTTTCTAAAGGCCGGCGCCATGAAATGTGGGCTTTCTGTAGTACTTGCTGCAGCCTTATTTCTTTCCTTTTCTctcttgtttttcttatttacctTCCTCTTTGCAACCATCAAAAATGTTTCGGCGTCTGGCGCATCGCAAGGGAAAGATTTCTTAACGCTGTAGAATTGGCAAGACACTTGAGTGTCGTTTTGTTGATCTGGGCTTACTAGTGTAttcgtttcttttattttcagggCATACACTTCTCCGTCCACGTTGAATTTAGTTACTGACACTGCCTtcgtcttttttgttttatttctttttattttagtgcTATATTTTTCTGTTGTAGATTGTGTTTCTCTTTTCTTTCGGTCAGCCTGTAATATTCGTTTTTTTAATACTTCTTCATGTAGTTCGTCGTATTGTGGTCGGGTTTTCACGATGTGGTAGTGTGATGTGTACGCTTTGATGGCTCGTTCCATGCAGTCGATACATTTCCTACAGTTGACGTCCATGAACACTATTTGCAGGTCGGTGACCATGTTCACTAGCGGTGGTCCATTGATGTTTAGTAGTATCTTCTTTTGCATCGGCTTTTGATGAATCATCATTGAGTTGTTGAATTTTATATCCAAATCTGTATTTCGAAGTCTTGTGTCAGGGATCATACctttaataaacattataattagacaaaacattaaatatttaaaaatgtaaataatatgtctataaataaataaaggagaCAAATTGTATCATCGCACTGAAGTATCtcaattataaacataaattaacatcAGTATCCAGGCTTCATTAATAATTCTATTCGAAAAATTACATCTATGAAATCGCTGTGAGTATGTTATAAGTTTAATTAGTTTAGATGAAGACAAATCTAAGTGATCTAACTTATTTACACCTCAATTAAAACACACGACTCAATtactatcaaaacaaaaacattgacgcaacattgttgtttttcaatcatataattatgttaatgagcaaataaaaaatcgaacgataaaaatttcaaagaaagtcaaattacaatttacaaatacGATAAGCAATTTGCATAAATCGCATGGCAGCTCACCTAAGGCTTGCGGCAAGTGTGCGACTAGCGCGCAGAACAACAGGGAACTCATTAGTTCCATTTGTGCTCTCGTTGTGAAGGTGTCTTCGCTCCTGCAGACAATCTTCTTACTAAAGTGCACTAACAAGCTTCGTTACTGCGCCGAGTTTTACAAAACGCGCAGTGTTGTTCACAGGCGCGCGCTCCTCGGTCTTCCAGCTAAAATGTTTTCAAGTGTACATGGTTCGTAATAATTAAACGTAACTAAAGTTAAAAGTAAATTCtatttctgtttaattttaCTCTTCAGaattatttgtttagattttgaatatatatttttttgcttaccGAAAATACATCTACGTTAGCGTCTTGTGgaaatttttttcaaacacttCACTCAACTCAAATAAGCGGCCCGAATAAACAAAGCGcgaaagatttatttttcaactgCACTACGTGTGGGATTCCGGGAAACTGATATAATAGTGCGGTTCTGAAGTGAAAAATCTAACTTATATCCATCTGTTTGGGCGACGCGTATCTGTTACGCATTACGTGGTCCATTGTTTACTCTCTGTTTACACACGGCCGAACTAGCGACATTCGACAATTGAATGTTTGCTCTGTAGGCTTGAATCTAAGCCATTGTGATCGCGTCGATATGTTTATGTTGCTCCAATAACCGGACACTCGCATCCGTGCGGTTGATTACATTCAATCCTATGTTGCTAAGTCAAATTCATTGTTGACCTGCTCTCAATGTTGCAAACTTTTCAACcaaaactgttattattttggGAGATTTTTCACAACAGTTGTTGCTTTTCAAACATCAAAATGTTTAGTACATTATTGGGGTTTAACATTATGTTGACGTAAAAGACCAGTAATATTTGAAACCCGAGTTCAAAGCTACACAAGGATGAAGGCAGCTGGGTATGCCGCTTCCTTCTCGGCTGTCAAATCGACACTGGTGTGTAGTTTCAGAGCACGGAGTTTTCTCGCAAGTATTACGGGCTGCAATTTGCTGTAGTTGCGTTGCAGTGGGTTTGCAGCTTTTGTGTCTTAGAGTTGCGACTTCAAAATTGTTGTAGTatacgtaattattatttctagtcGACGtacaataaacttatttttttctatttagttttatattcttGACTTGTAATCAACAAAGTTTGTTCGAAATTATAACATAATCTCTTCTTGATTGTAAAATTGAGCACTAAAAATctgaaatcacaaaaaaatgaagcCCAAACATTTGAGGCCTTTACGCCAAACGTTCATGTTCAGTTAGgttcaaataaaattaccataaaatattatgGTAAAGTGTAGCCGAGCATAAAACTGGGGGCAAACAACTTTTTTGTAACTTATCTCGTTATTCACAAAGATGTGACTTTTATGACGCAAACGGACTTTCAGGTTATTTGTATGCTACAAATATCTCAGATTTGTTCGTATGTTCCGTGAGAATGTTAAGATAAGGCGTTTTACTGTTCTGATTCTATCGTGCgatttgtttatgttatttcGGCATCGAGGTTTACGGTGTCGTAAATAGGTGCCTCTGATTGTTTTGAAGAGACTACACGAAAGGTTCAGAACTGATGATGACGATAAAAAAGAAAGTACTCTGAAATGTTTTGGTTTCGCCATTTTATACTCTATTTGTTTCGTTTTTTCGGGTCTTCTATTCTTTTGCTGTACTTTGACTTCAGATACCTCAGTTTATATGTAAGAACATAGTTTGTCAAAGATACCAAAAAATACCACTTAAATGACGTAACATTTTGCTTTCAACACTGACCTACCTAACATTAAGACAAAACCCAGGTTACCCACAATAAAATGATATCACCCAATTTATGAATGGCCAATATCAAACAATGACCTTATTGAAGACATTGAAAACGTGACCGGCCAATTGTTCTCCAAACTCTGGTCATGAATGCAAACCATCATTGTATCTAGTAGTAACGCATAAAGAATTGAATAATGACGCCTTTCTTCATTCATAtcttgaatatttatatttatttattttcactcgTTCATTCATTATATGAAACTTTGAATCGGTagcaagattttttaaaaatggCCTGATAATGGGACTTATTTGAGCCGAAATAGAAATTAGCCaca encodes:
- the LOC126055702 gene encoding uncharacterized protein LOC126055702, with amino-acid sequence MELMSSLLFCALVAHLPQALGMIPDTRLRNTDLDIKFNNSMMIHQKPMQKKILLNINGPPLVNMVTDLQIVFMDVNCRKCIDCMERAIKAYTSHYHIVKTRPQYDELHEEVLKKRILQADRKKRETQSTTEKYSTKIKRNKTKKTKAVSVTKFNVDGEVYALKIKETNTLVSPDQQNDTQVSCQFYSVKKSFPCDAPDAETFLMVAKRKVNKKNKREKERNKAAASTTESPHFMAPAFRKRQVDNSQVPENFMPSIEELY